CTCGGTGCCGTGATCTGGGGGCTCGGGTTCGGGCGAGGGACGGCATGGTACTTCTGGCGCAACGTGCTTGCGGTGCTCATGACGCGGCCACAAAACTTCGAGGCGGCCATCCACCTCATGGCGCTCTTTCTCCATTTCCGCAAGCACACGCAATTCGTCCTCGACGGGCTCGAGGGAAAGTACGCGCGGCTGAGGGCCGAGTCGGAGGAGATGGTCGATCGCGCGGCGTATCGTCAAGCGCTCCGGTGAGAGGACGACCGCCGCGCCGCGTGATGATCGCGGCGCTCGCGCTCTGTTTCAGCTGGATCGCCGTTGCTCGGAGCGCCGGCGCAGGGGCCGCGGTGGACCAGCAACCGACGGACTCGTGGGAACAGTTCCCGCCCACCTGGGAAAAGGCGCTGAAGACGCTGGGGGACGATTCGCTCTATCTCCTCACGTCGCCCCTACGCTTCGACCTCGAGTCCGGGCTCGTGACGGCCGGGA
This Candidatus Methylomirabilota bacterium DNA region includes the following protein-coding sequences:
- a CDS encoding DUF4070 domain-containing protein; translated protein: LGAVIWGLGFGRGTAWYFWRNVLAVLMTRPQNFEAAIHLMALFLHFRKHTQFVLDGLEGKYARLRAESEEMVDRAAYRQALR